Proteins from a single region of Allofrancisella inopinata:
- a CDS encoding VWA domain-containing protein codes for MIKIEYPWFLVLIILPILIYWILPRAKTDKQLALKTPFFQQIKSQIADSKNNNFKRANYLKYLLGIIWVLLVISGSGVQWLGKPMDLPQSGRDLMMAIDLSGSMAIQDMKKSNGQMENRFDLVMRVANEFLDTRKGDRVGLILFGSKAYLQAPLTFDIPTVKKMLNDSSIALPGPQTAIGDAIGLAVKKLMLYPSQSKALVLLTDGENNSGALQPLQAAEIAKQNGIKVYTVGLGGGQMVVQTAFGQRVIDTSEDLDTSVLKEIAQMTKGKFFRAQNSQDLQKIYQEIDKLELVESDKTVVRPITYLYPWSLGAALLLSFIVSTIWLKRRRGH; via the coding sequence ATGATAAAAATAGAATATCCTTGGTTTTTGGTACTGATCATTTTACCTATATTAATATATTGGATTTTACCTAGAGCGAAAACAGATAAGCAATTAGCCTTAAAAACGCCTTTTTTTCAGCAAATAAAATCGCAAATTGCAGATAGTAAAAATAATAATTTTAAGCGTGCTAATTACCTAAAGTATCTATTAGGTATTATTTGGGTACTTTTGGTAATTTCAGGTTCCGGGGTGCAATGGTTGGGTAAGCCAATGGATTTGCCACAAAGTGGTAGAGATTTAATGATGGCTATTGATTTGTCTGGAAGTATGGCTATACAGGATATGAAAAAATCTAATGGTCAAATGGAAAACCGTTTTGACTTAGTAATGCGTGTTGCTAATGAATTTTTAGATACTCGTAAAGGTGATAGGGTTGGGCTGATACTTTTCGGGAGTAAAGCGTATTTACAAGCACCACTTACTTTTGATATTCCGACAGTTAAAAAAATGCTTAATGATTCAAGTATAGCTTTACCGGGGCCCCAGACTGCTATAGGTGATGCTATAGGTCTTGCTGTTAAAAAACTGATGCTATACCCATCTCAATCAAAGGCTTTGGTATTATTAACAGATGGTGAGAATAATTCAGGAGCATTACAACCCCTGCAAGCAGCAGAAATTGCTAAACAAAATGGTATAAAAGTCTACACAGTAGGTTTAGGTGGTGGTCAGATGGTTGTGCAAACAGCGTTTGGTCAAAGAGTTATAGATACTTCTGAAGATTTAGATACTAGTGTGCTTAAAGAGATTGCACAAATGACTAAAGGAAAGTTTTTTAGGGCTCAAAATAGTCAAGATTTACAGAAAATTTATCAAGAAATTGACAAGCTAGAGCTTGTGGAATCTGATAAAACAGTAGTGCGACCAATTACGTATCTTTATCCATGGAGTTTAGGAGCGGCATTACTACTAAGTTTTATTGTCTCAACTATTTGGCTTAAGCGTAGGAGAGGACATTAA
- a CDS encoding DUF4381 domain-containing protein, whose amino-acid sequence MQTNSLLDQLKDIYLPARVSQWWPLAYGWWIVIGIFIIGLLLLVFLLYKKKKRRIYKQSVIDDFKATIQRTLENKPQEVLQNISIYLKRVALQKFSNENVKLLHGKAWVEFLDTKLDNQEFSKSSGGLLADSYKPQILETAKLQEIITVSEKWLRRVL is encoded by the coding sequence ATGCAAACTAATAGTCTTTTAGACCAATTAAAAGATATTTATCTACCTGCTAGAGTGTCTCAATGGTGGCCATTAGCATACGGTTGGTGGATTGTTATAGGCATTTTTATTATAGGTTTGCTTTTATTAGTATTTCTTCTTTACAAGAAGAAAAAGCGTAGAATTTATAAGCAATCTGTTATAGATGATTTTAAAGCTACAATTCAAAGAACTCTTGAAAATAAACCTCAAGAAGTATTGCAAAATATATCTATTTACTTAAAAAGAGTAGCTCTACAAAAATTCTCTAATGAAAATGTGAAATTATTGCATGGTAAGGCTTGGGTTGAGTTTTTAGATACTAAATTAGACAACCAAGAGTTTTCTAAATCATCTGGTGGCTTACTCGCTGATAGTTATAAACCACAAATCTTAGAAACTGCTAAGTTACAAGAAATAATTACGGTGTCAGAAAAATGGTTAAGGAGAGTTTTATGA
- a CDS encoding DUF58 domain-containing protein: protein MKSYKGIKPDINELLNYRYQAKILKLFASQRVNNVNAGSSLSKAKGRGMDFDEVRHYQAGDDIRLMHWSLTARLGKPYTKVYHEERERRVYFVLDQRSTMKFGTRECFKSVKATNTLSLIGFGALEANEKVGGVIFDNNGYNFYPAKQDKSSLVKMFNFTVADKVEYQTKAEGGLATVLKFLYAKVRSNSVIILISDFTKFDSHAQQYLKLLAKKNQIINIFTYDPIEKSLPSLDLYYFSDGKEKFVLDAASKKQNQMYQDIYSARHLAIKDYSHKYRMGFIEIATNDDLVKTINHGIVNYAN, encoded by the coding sequence ATGAAAAGCTATAAAGGTATAAAACCTGATATCAATGAGCTATTAAACTACCGTTACCAAGCCAAGATTTTAAAGCTTTTTGCTAGTCAGAGGGTTAATAATGTAAATGCTGGTAGTAGCCTTTCTAAAGCGAAAGGTCGAGGTATGGATTTTGATGAAGTTCGCCATTATCAGGCTGGTGATGACATTCGTTTAATGCATTGGTCACTTACAGCTAGATTAGGTAAGCCTTACACTAAGGTTTACCACGAAGAGAGAGAGCGTAGGGTGTATTTCGTCCTGGACCAGCGTAGTACTATGAAGTTTGGTACTAGAGAGTGTTTTAAATCAGTAAAGGCTACAAATACTCTGTCTTTAATAGGTTTTGGAGCCTTAGAAGCCAATGAAAAGGTTGGTGGAGTAATTTTTGATAATAATGGTTATAACTTTTATCCAGCTAAGCAAGATAAATCGTCTTTAGTTAAAATGTTTAATTTTACAGTTGCTGATAAAGTTGAATATCAGACTAAAGCTGAAGGGGGTTTAGCTACTGTTTTAAAATTTTTATATGCAAAGGTACGTAGTAATAGTGTGATAATACTAATTAGTGATTTTACTAAATTTGATAGCCACGCTCAGCAATATCTGAAGCTCTTAGCTAAAAAGAATCAGATTATAAATATTTTTACTTATGATCCTATTGAAAAATCTTTACCTTCTTTAGATCTTTATTATTTTAGTGATGGTAAGGAAAAATTTGTTTTGGATGCTGCAAGTAAAAAACAAAATCAAATGTACCAAGATATTTACAGTGCAAGACATTTGGCTATAAAAGATTACTCACATAAATATAGGATGGGCTTTATAGAGATAGCAACAAACGATGATTTGGTGAAAACCATTAACCATGGGATAGTTAACTATGCAAACTAA
- a CDS encoding AAA family ATPase has product MSAYNQFSELLEFLNNRVVGQENLNKRLLIALLVGGHLLVEGAPGLAKTTAIKTLSECIDCSYHRVQFTPDLLPADLTGTEIYVPQQQSFEFQSGPLFHNLLLADEINRAPAKVQSALLEAMGEKQITVGKKTYPLSDLFMVMATQNPIEQEGTYPLPEAQLDRFMMFIKIEYPDPKTEAKILAISRGEALGYRFEYPNITQEVIFTAQKEVLNIQMSQAVEDYIIELILATRNPTKYSQDVAKWISFGASPRGTIALDRAARAYAWLSGNDFVSPSDIHAVVYEVLRHRILLTFEAEVDGITTDDVITSLLKVVPVP; this is encoded by the coding sequence GTGTCAGCATATAATCAATTTAGTGAATTGCTAGAATTTTTAAATAATAGAGTAGTTGGTCAAGAAAATTTAAATAAACGTTTATTAATAGCACTTTTAGTAGGAGGACATTTATTAGTTGAAGGAGCTCCAGGGCTAGCAAAAACTACAGCTATAAAGACTTTATCAGAATGTATAGACTGCTCATACCATCGTGTGCAGTTTACCCCAGATTTGTTACCAGCTGATTTGACAGGCACAGAAATATATGTGCCACAACAACAAAGTTTTGAATTTCAATCTGGGCCATTATTTCACAACCTTCTTTTAGCTGATGAAATAAATAGAGCTCCTGCTAAAGTTCAGTCTGCTCTTCTTGAGGCAATGGGTGAAAAGCAAATAACTGTTGGTAAAAAGACTTATCCGCTATCAGATTTATTTATGGTAATGGCTACCCAAAACCCTATTGAGCAGGAAGGGACTTATCCTTTACCAGAAGCTCAATTAGACAGATTTATGATGTTCATTAAAATTGAATATCCAGACCCTAAAACAGAAGCTAAGATATTAGCTATTAGCCGTGGAGAAGCTTTAGGATATAGATTTGAGTACCCTAATATAACTCAAGAAGTGATTTTCACAGCCCAAAAGGAGGTGCTAAATATCCAGATGTCTCAAGCTGTAGAAGATTATATTATAGAGTTGATATTAGCGACTAGAAACCCAACCAAATATAGTCAAGATGTAGCTAAATGGATATCTTTTGGAGCAAGCCCACGAGGTACTATAGCTCTTGATAGAGCAGCAAGAGCTTATGCTTGGTTATCTGGTAATGATTTTGTGTCTCCAAGTGATATTCATGCAGTTGTGTATGAAGTTTTACGTCATAGAATATTGTTGACTTTTGAAGCAGAAGTCGATGGCATAACAACAGATGACGTTATTACTAGTTTATTAAAGGTAGTACCAGTTCCGTAG
- a CDS encoding DUF3568 family protein translates to MKNVGILALSLTIVLTLSACSINNSLSRDLNSTSESIVRFVNGTFSAEIDNTNIQSVYNATGLALSNDGSYDIKKSYIKDDYAEISGTVKPGKDPFEIKMIKDNSNIVNIYLKIGTFGDKKAYVNLLTDIRNNLGG, encoded by the coding sequence ATGAAAAATGTAGGTATATTAGCTCTAAGTTTAACCATTGTTTTGACACTATCTGCATGCTCAATTAATAACAGTCTATCAAGGGATTTAAATTCCACTAGCGAGTCTATAGTTAGGTTTGTAAATGGTACTTTTTCTGCAGAAATAGATAACACAAATATCCAGAGTGTCTACAATGCTACAGGGTTAGCTCTTAGCAATGATGGTAGTTATGATATTAAAAAGAGTTACATAAAAGACGATTACGCTGAAATATCTGGTACTGTTAAACCGGGTAAAGACCCTTTTGAAATAAAAATGATAAAAGACAACAGTAACATAGTAAATATATACCTCAAAATAGGTACTTTTGGTGATAAAAAAGCTTATGTAAATCTGTTAACTGATATAAGAAATAACTTAGGTGGATAA
- the pdxY gene encoding pyridoxal kinase, giving the protein MTLIKKTPRILSIQSHVAYGYAGNKAAIFPMQKLGIEVSPIYTVQLSNHTQYPHYNGSFFNAKEIQNVIDGMIANNFLTKHDAVLSGYIGDTEIAKVIANTAKVIKDNNKNALYCCDPVFGDIYDTGNQQGRIFATQKHPNIFLEHLLPIADIITPNLFELSILSDTKIKNFEDIVKACKNLITKTKNPDQIIIITSTSFDNSKTGIAIYHKNKFKCLESPKYKVHPYVSGSGDITAAMFLSYILKGKDLFQALNKVIKCLDGIFKTTYELNSDELALVQAQRYIK; this is encoded by the coding sequence ATGACTTTGATCAAAAAAACTCCGCGAATCCTTTCTATCCAATCACATGTCGCTTATGGTTACGCAGGTAATAAAGCTGCTATCTTTCCGATGCAGAAGCTTGGGATAGAAGTATCTCCTATATATACAGTTCAATTATCTAACCATACCCAGTATCCACACTACAATGGATCTTTTTTTAATGCAAAAGAGATCCAGAATGTTATCGATGGTATGATTGCAAATAACTTTTTGACTAAACATGATGCTGTACTTTCTGGTTATATAGGCGATACCGAGATAGCCAAAGTTATTGCTAATACAGCCAAAGTCATTAAAGATAATAACAAAAATGCTCTATATTGCTGTGATCCAGTATTTGGAGACATCTATGATACTGGTAACCAGCAAGGTCGTATTTTTGCAACACAAAAGCATCCTAATATTTTCTTAGAGCATTTATTACCTATAGCTGATATTATTACTCCTAACTTATTTGAACTTTCTATACTAAGTGATACAAAAATTAAAAATTTTGAGGATATTGTCAAAGCTTGTAAAAACCTAATAACTAAGACTAAAAACCCAGATCAAATAATCATTATTACAAGCACATCTTTTGATAACTCTAAAACTGGTATTGCAATATACCATAAAAACAAGTTTAAATGCCTAGAATCGCCAAAATATAAAGTCCACCCTTATGTAAGTGGTTCTGGAGATATCACAGCTGCGATGTTCTTAAGCTATATTTTAAAAGGTAAAGACCTTTTTCAAGCCTTAAACAAAGTAATCAAATGTTTAGATGGCATATTTAAGACCACCTATGAGTTAAATAGTGATGAATTAGCTCTAGTACAAGCACAAAGGTATATTAAATAA
- a CDS encoding radical SAM protein, whose product MQRYSKITNVHHYKREIVLLKSRPCAYGKCSFCDYILDNSKNTDEINSINLKILENVTGEFGTLEIINSGNIFELPLKTKNYIKQIVKEKNINLLFVEAHWMYKDHLHKIKDIFETNIFIKTGLESFDYDFRENILKKGFNYQSLTQLSNLFDSVCLLIGVKGQTKEIIRKDIEIAKTYFNHTTINIYKNNTTHIKADDELKKWFLEEYIYLYNDPQFEILVENTDFGVG is encoded by the coding sequence ATGCAACGCTATAGTAAGATAACAAACGTTCACCATTATAAACGTGAAATAGTACTTCTAAAAAGCCGTCCTTGTGCTTATGGAAAATGTTCATTTTGTGACTATATTCTAGATAACTCCAAAAATACTGATGAAATTAATTCAATAAACCTTAAAATACTAGAAAATGTAACTGGTGAATTTGGCACCTTAGAAATTATCAATTCTGGCAATATTTTTGAGCTACCTCTAAAGACAAAAAACTACATAAAACAAATCGTTAAAGAAAAGAATATCAATCTCCTTTTTGTCGAAGCACACTGGATGTACAAAGACCATCTACACAAAATCAAAGACATCTTTGAAACTAATATATTTATAAAAACAGGATTAGAAAGCTTCGATTATGATTTTAGAGAAAATATTCTGAAGAAAGGTTTTAACTATCAATCACTTACTCAACTTAGTAACCTATTTGATTCTGTCTGCTTACTAATAGGTGTAAAAGGACAAACTAAAGAAATTATACGCAAAGATATTGAGATAGCAAAAACATATTTTAATCATACAACTATAAATATCTATAAGAACAATACTACTCACATTAAAGCAGATGATGAATTAAAAAAATGGTTTTTAGAAGAGTACATCTACTTATACAACGATCCGCAATTCGAAATATTAGTTGAGAATACAGATTTTGGTGTAGGTTAA
- the lpxD gene encoding UDP-3-O-(3-hydroxymyristoyl)glucosamine N-acyltransferase has product MKYTIQQIAERVGGEIINFTSNDNFHISGLNYASLAKNGDLTLINKNEHIKLWQYSNASAAIISKDLRDIGNINNKPLIVVHNADLAMAKALELFSKPNPEQNGIHEKAVIEPTATIGANVSIGPGAYIGKNVVIGDNSIIYANVSIYDEATIGQNCIIWPNVTIRERTQIGHFCRLYSNCSIGSDGFGYRPSEDGRSIVRIPHIGNVVIGNYVDIGSSTCIDIAKFGSTIIGDFTKIDNLVQIGHNVVIGKGCMICGQAGISGSVTIGDGAIIAGNAGIKDHTNIGAGAKIGAKSGVMKDVPAGQSQMGYPACEGRELMRQWVAIKQLPETMKKLKALAKSLNIDL; this is encoded by the coding sequence TTGAAATACACAATACAGCAAATTGCTGAGCGAGTTGGTGGAGAGATAATTAACTTTACTTCTAACGATAACTTTCATATTTCTGGCTTAAACTACGCTAGCCTAGCTAAAAATGGTGATTTAACCTTAATAAATAAAAATGAACATATTAAACTTTGGCAATATTCTAATGCTAGCGCTGCAATCATTAGTAAAGATTTACGTGATATAGGAAATATTAATAATAAACCATTAATTGTTGTACATAATGCTGATTTAGCTATGGCAAAAGCTTTAGAGTTATTTTCTAAACCCAACCCAGAACAAAATGGCATTCATGAGAAAGCTGTCATCGAACCTACAGCAACTATCGGGGCCAACGTTTCTATTGGTCCTGGAGCCTACATAGGCAAAAACGTAGTTATTGGTGATAACTCTATCATATATGCAAATGTAAGCATCTATGATGAAGCTACTATCGGACAAAATTGTATTATATGGCCAAATGTTACTATTAGAGAAAGAACCCAAATAGGGCACTTTTGCAGGCTTTATTCAAACTGCTCCATAGGTAGTGACGGTTTTGGATATAGACCATCAGAAGATGGTAGAAGCATAGTAAGAATCCCACATATCGGAAATGTAGTTATAGGTAACTATGTTGATATTGGCTCCTCAACATGTATAGACATTGCTAAATTTGGTTCAACTATTATTGGTGACTTTACAAAGATCGATAACCTTGTACAGATAGGTCATAATGTAGTTATTGGAAAAGGTTGTATGATTTGTGGCCAAGCTGGAATTAGCGGTTCTGTAACTATTGGTGATGGAGCTATAATTGCAGGCAATGCTGGTATTAAAGACCATACCAATATAGGAGCTGGCGCTAAAATTGGCGCTAAATCAGGTGTTATGAAAGATGTACCTGCTGGCCAAAGCCAGATGGGTTACCCTGCTTGTGAAGGGCGTGAATTAATGCGTCAATGGGTAGCTATTAAGCAGCTTCCAGAGACTATGAAAAAACTAAAAGCTTTAGCAAAAAGCTTAAATATCGATTTATAA
- a CDS encoding PACE efflux transporter, translating into MGLLGRIIHMVGFEVMGIIIFTPITMFILNENVFDTSVLVAVISIMAMIWNFIYNYLFDIVETCLDGHRSKRRFNIRILHTLLFEVVLLIITIPFIASWLRISFLDALFVDIGFVIFYVFYALAYNYTFDKIYFRMFRYNNYTYTATFNL; encoded by the coding sequence ATGGGTTTATTAGGTCGAATAATTCATATGGTTGGGTTTGAAGTAATGGGTATAATTATTTTTACACCTATTACTATGTTTATATTAAATGAAAACGTTTTTGATACGAGCGTATTAGTTGCAGTTATATCTATAATGGCTATGATATGGAATTTCATCTACAACTACCTTTTTGATATAGTAGAAACTTGTTTAGATGGACATAGGTCAAAAAGAAGGTTTAATATTAGAATACTACACACACTTTTATTTGAGGTTGTTCTATTAATTATAACCATTCCTTTCATAGCATCTTGGTTAAGAATAAGCTTTTTAGATGCATTATTTGTAGATATCGGGTTTGTTATATTTTATGTGTTTTATGCTTTAGCATATAATTACACTTTTGATAAAATCTATTTTAGAATGTTTAGGTATAATAACTACACCTATACAGCAACCTTTAACCTATAG
- the cyoE gene encoding heme o synthase → MSFKKYLQLTKPGIIFGNLITLTGGFLLATNRQIGFNYLDLYLYVTIGTALMIGSGCVFNNCFDRDIDAKMQRTQNRPLVTNDIGLLSAIIFGIVLFLLSSAVLYVLVNPLTLWVIIIGFIVYVGIYTVSKRFTVHATLLGGISGAVPPVAGYTAVVNNLDLNAFALFLILFFWQIPHSYAIAILYIKDYKNVQIPLLPIVKGLSYTKKIMLGYMILFLISCSLPYLLGTADIYSFIICMLIAIFWLYKTMKSFYTDSDRDFAKTVFKWSIIVITVICLSIG, encoded by the coding sequence ATGTCCTTCAAAAAATATCTTCAGTTAACTAAGCCGGGAATTATTTTCGGGAATTTGATTACACTTACGGGTGGTTTTTTATTAGCTACAAATCGCCAAATAGGTTTTAATTATTTAGATCTGTACCTTTATGTCACTATTGGTACAGCTTTAATGATAGGTTCCGGGTGTGTTTTTAATAATTGCTTTGACCGTGATATTGATGCAAAGATGCAAAGGACCCAAAATCGACCTTTGGTGACTAATGATATAGGCCTTTTATCTGCAATAATTTTTGGAATAGTATTATTTCTATTAAGTAGTGCGGTCTTGTATGTATTAGTTAACCCTTTGACATTATGGGTTATCATAATCGGTTTTATAGTTTATGTAGGAATATATACTGTATCTAAACGTTTTACAGTGCATGCTACTTTGTTAGGGGGCATTTCAGGAGCTGTTCCTCCAGTTGCTGGATATACGGCTGTAGTGAATAATCTAGATCTAAATGCTTTTGCATTATTTTTAATACTATTCTTTTGGCAAATTCCACACTCTTACGCTATAGCAATACTATATATCAAAGATTATAAGAATGTACAAATCCCACTATTGCCTATAGTTAAAGGATTAAGCTATACTAAAAAAATAATGCTAGGTTATATGATCTTATTTTTAATTTCTTGTAGTTTACCTTATCTTTTAGGCACAGCAGATATTTATTCTTTTATAATTTGTATGCTGATAGCTATATTTTGGTTGTATAAAACTATGAAATCATTTTATACAGATAGTGATCGTGATTTTGCAAAAACAGTTTTTAAGTGGTCGATTATTGTAATTACAGTTATTTGTTTGTCTATAGGTTAA
- the cyoD gene encoding cytochrome o ubiquinol oxidase subunit IV yields the protein MAKEHLYDHETGAAYGTHKSYIQGFVLSIIITTIAFVLVGFKLLSPGALCVSVAILALIQLFVQLIFFLHLNTDSKARWNLISAIFALIVVFIVVAGTIWIMFDLYDMMM from the coding sequence ATGGCTAAAGAACACTTATATGATCATGAAACAGGTGCAGCATATGGTACTCATAAAAGCTATATACAAGGATTTGTATTATCGATAATAATTACTACTATAGCTTTTGTATTAGTAGGTTTTAAGTTACTATCACCTGGAGCTTTATGTGTATCTGTTGCTATACTAGCTTTAATACAACTTTTTGTTCAGTTGATATTCTTCTTGCATTTAAACACAGATTCAAAAGCACGTTGGAACTTAATAAGTGCTATATTTGCATTAATAGTAGTCTTTATCGTTGTAGCAGGTACTATTTGGATCATGTTTGATCTTTATGACATGATGATGTAA
- the cyoC gene encoding cytochrome o ubiquinol oxidase subunit III, whose translation MSAVTVDNHHHQGEHHHHFDGSKNVFGFWIYIMSDCVLFATLFAVYAVFHKNTFGGAGAQELFSLPYVFVETMLLLVSSFTFGLAMLSRNSGNVRDVTKWLWVTFFLGLGFILMEIHEFYELAIEGHSWSSNAFLSSFFTLVGTHGLHVSMGLIWIVSMILQLKKYGMTPMAKTKLTYLGLFWHFLDIVWIFVFSVVYLLGAI comes from the coding sequence ATGAGTGCAGTAACTGTAGATAATCATCATCACCAAGGCGAACACCACCATCATTTTGATGGTTCTAAAAACGTATTTGGGTTTTGGATTTACATTATGAGCGACTGTGTTCTTTTTGCGACACTGTTTGCTGTTTACGCAGTTTTTCATAAAAATACATTTGGTGGAGCTGGTGCTCAAGAATTATTTAGTTTGCCATATGTATTTGTAGAAACTATGCTTTTATTAGTTAGTAGCTTTACTTTTGGTTTAGCTATGCTATCGCGTAACTCTGGTAACGTCAGGGATGTTACAAAATGGTTATGGGTTACTTTCTTCTTAGGACTAGGTTTTATACTTATGGAAATTCATGAGTTCTATGAATTAGCTATAGAAGGTCATAGTTGGTCAAGTAATGCATTTTTATCATCTTTCTTTACATTAGTGGGTACACATGGATTACACGTATCTATGGGCCTTATATGGATAGTGAGTATGATTTTGCAACTTAAAAAGTATGGTATGACGCCGATGGCAAAAACAAAGCTTACTTATTTAGGCTTATTTTGGCATTTCTTAGATATCGTATGGATATTTGTATTCTCAGTAGTTTATTTGTTAGGAGCAATATAG